A DNA window from Phyllostomus discolor isolate MPI-MPIP mPhyDis1 chromosome X, mPhyDis1.pri.v3, whole genome shotgun sequence contains the following coding sequences:
- the SERPINA7 gene encoding thyroxine-binding globulin — protein sequence MERFCFLRDASGFFGMCYYHPSKMPLFLYLVLLVLGLHCAPPNSSEGKVTTCHFPQQNATLYKMSSINADFAFNLYRRFTVETPDRNIFFSPVSISAALAMLSTGTSSRTQTQILESLGFNLTDTSMAEIQQGFQHLICSLNFPKKELELYMGNALFIGKQLKPSPKFLDDVKNLYETEVFSTNFSNVSAAQQAINSHVEKQTKGKIVGLIQGLKQNTIMVLVNYIYFKAQWANPFDPFKTQEDSSFLVDNTTRVQVPMMHQMEQYYHLVDTELNCTVLQMDYSKNALALFVLPKEGQMKWVEGAMSSKTLKKWNRLLQKGWIDFFVPKFSISATYDLGAILLKMGIQDAFTDNGDFPELTEDNGLKLSKAAHKAVLHIGEKGTEAVAVPEVRFLDQAKITLLHPIIQLDRSFLLLILEKNTRSILFLGKVVDPTKV from the exons ATGGAAAGATTTTGCTTTCTGAGAGATGCAAGTGGATTCTTTGGCATGTGCT ATTACCATCCTTCCAAAATGCCACTATTCCTCTATCTGGTTCTCTTGGTACTTGGGCTTCATTGTGCACCACCTAACAGCTCTGAAGGCAAAGTAACCACCTGCCATTTTCCCCAACAAAATGCCACTCTCTATAAGATGTCATCCATCAATGCTGACTTTGCATTCAACCTGTACCGAAGGTTCACAGTGGAGACCCCAGATCggaacattttcttttcccctgtGAGCATTTCTGCAGCTTTGGCCATGCTCTCTACTGGGACCTCTTCCAGGACCCAAACTCAAATCCTGGAAAGCTTGGGGTTCAACCTCACAGATACCTCAATGGCAGAGATCCAGCAGGGCTTCCAGCACCTGATCTGTTCACTGAATTTTCCAAAGAAGGAGCTAGAATTATATATGGGAAATGCCCTCTTCATTGGGAAGCAGCTGAAACCATCACCAAAGTTCTTGGATGATGTAAAAAACCTCTATGAGACTGAAGTCTTTTCTACCAACTTCTCCAATGTTTCTGCAGCCCAGCAGGCAATCAACAGTCATGTGGAGAAGCAAACCAAAGGGAAAATTGTGGGTCTTATCCAAGGCCTCAAACAAAATACTATCATGGTCCTGGTGAACTATATCTACTTTAAAG CCCAGTGGGCAAATCCTTTTGACCCATTCAAGACACAAGAGGATTCCAGCTTCTTAGTGGACAACACTACAAGAGTGCAAGTGCCCATGATGCACCAGATGGAACAATACTATCACCTTGTGGATACAGAGCTGAACTGCACAGTGCTGCAAATGGACTATAGCAAGAATGCTCTGGCCCTCTTTGTCCTTCCCAAGGAAGGCCAGATGAAGTGGGTGGAAGGGGCTATGTCAtctaaaacactgaaaaagtgGAACCGCTTACTGCAGAAGGG GtggattgatttttttgttccaaagttttccatttctgctaCATACGACCTTGGAGCCATCCTTCTGAAGATGGGCATCCAGGATGCCTTCACTGACAATGGAGATTTTCCTGAACTCACAGAGGACAATGGTCTTAAACTTTCCAAA GCTGCCCACAAGGCTGTGCTGCACATTGGGGAAAAGGGAACTGAAGCTGTAGCTGTCCCTGAAGTCAGATTTCTGGATCAGGCCAAGATAACTCTCCTTCACCCTATCATCCAATTAGATAGATCTTTCCTGTTGttgattttggagaaaaataCCAGGAGCATTCTCTTTCTTGGGAAAGTTGTGGATCCAACGAAAGTGTAG